The Fimbriimonas ginsengisoli Gsoil 348 genome window below encodes:
- a CDS encoding Type 1 glutamine amidotransferase-like domain-containing protein yields the protein MHPSLNNERWVGWIEASDALLVNGGDALYLAHWMGESGLADLLPNLDDKLWVGLSAGSMVMTPRIGSDFVGWNPPGGGDRALGVVDFSIFPHSGADGCPWNTMENAEKWAAEIGNKAYVSDIHTAFKVVNGTVEVVSEGTWKLLSSYRNNRLFWPPR from the coding sequence TTGCACCCCAGCCTCAACAACGAGCGCTGGGTGGGCTGGATTGAGGCCTCGGATGCCCTCCTTGTGAATGGCGGCGACGCCCTTTACCTGGCCCACTGGATGGGAGAATCCGGTCTTGCGGACCTCCTGCCGAACTTGGACGATAAGCTTTGGGTTGGCTTAAGCGCCGGAAGCATGGTGATGACGCCCCGCATCGGATCGGACTTTGTAGGCTGGAATCCTCCCGGAGGAGGCGATCGAGCCTTAGGAGTCGTAGACTTCTCGATCTTTCCCCACTCGGGCGCCGATGGCTGCCCGTGGAACACGATGGAGAACGCAGAGAAGTGGGCAGCGGAAATCGGTAACAAAGCCTACGTTTCCGATATTCACACCGCATTCAAGGTTGTGAACGGAACCGTCGAGGTTGTTTCTGAGGGAACCTGGAAACTGCTAAGTAGCTACCGCAACAATCGTCTTTTCTGGCCTCCGAGGTGA
- a CDS encoding VOC family protein, producing the protein MIADQTQPLCIGPPIWFEVDDFDALVERAHEMGVEILLDKHCNPPDRNGGPNHWEIWMKDPEGYKVVAVSPDGTADGDWKP; encoded by the coding sequence GTGATCGCGGATCAGACTCAGCCACTCTGCATTGGGCCGCCGATCTGGTTTGAGGTCGACGATTTCGACGCGTTGGTGGAGCGAGCGCATGAGATGGGGGTGGAAATTCTGCTCGACAAGCACTGTAATCCTCCCGATCGGAATGGCGGGCCCAACCACTGGGAGATTTGGATGAAAGACCCGGAGGGGTACAAGGTGGTGGCGGTAAGTCCGGATGGAACCGCCGACGGCGACTGGAAACCGTAG